One region of Armigeres subalbatus isolate Guangzhou_Male chromosome 3, GZ_Asu_2, whole genome shotgun sequence genomic DNA includes:
- the LOC134221638 gene encoding uncharacterized protein LOC134221638: MALRLQAVEVKAAEEMTTKHSYIPEPSPPDAVQTSRAPFVDSNLVCVDEVLIYYQKAGGMNCDVEQYLLATSDDCYDVIVLAEIWLDSCTLSSQVFGPEYEVFRCDRGPMNSRKSTGGGVLIAVNKKRKARVIYNDLWECVEQVWVRFQLSHRSVFLCALYIPPDRVRDDTLIEAHTQSVLSVIDMTNASDEIIIIGDFNLPGISWSSSCNGFLHIDMERSSLHSHASKLLDYYSTATLRQINHVTNENNRSLDLCFVSAQEAAPLILHAPSPLVKVVNHHPSLILKLNNTRANVVASIEPIIYNFHNADHHSIAEFFATLDWVDILGGCDAENAALTLSHIIGHVIERHVPKKIVAPYSCPWQTRQLRRMKTAKRAALKRYSKHGPDGIPSAFLKRHIELLLAPFQLIFNKSLSSGLFPSVWKTATMFPVYKKGDRKMSTIIAASHPCALHPNYSS; this comes from the exons atggcgctgagactACAGGCAGtggaagtcaaggcagcggaggagatgactac GAAACACTCATATATCCCTGAACCTTCACCGCCTGATGCCGTTCAAACTTCTAGAGCCCCGTTTGTGGATTCCAACCTCGTTTGCGTTGACGAAGTGCTGATATATTATCAGAAGGCCGGTGGGATGAACTGTGATGTCGAACAATATCTTCTTGCCACGTCCGATGATTGCTACGATGTGATTGTGTTGGCTGAAATCTGGCTCGACTCCTGTACCCTATCTAGTCAGGTCTTTGGGCCTGAATACGAAGTTTTTCGCTGCGACCGTGGCCCCATGAACAGTCGCAAATCAACTGGAGGAGGCGTCCTAATCGCAGTGAATAAAAAACGGAAAGCAAGAGTTATTTACAACGACTTATGGGAATGTGTCGAGCAAGTATGGGTGCGCTTTCAGCTTTCCCATCGTTCGGTGTTCCTGTGTGCACTATACATACCTCCTGATCGTGTTCGCGATGATACACTGATCGAAGCTCACACACAATCAGTCTTGTCAGTGATAGACATGACTAATGCTTCGGACGAAATCATCATTATCGGTGATTTCAATCTGCCAGGAATTTCGTGGAGTTCCTCCTGCAACGGGTTCCTTCACATAGATATGGAACGATCTTCATTACACAGTCACGCCTCCAAACTCCTCGATTACTACAGCACAGCCACGTTACGTCAAATCAATCACGTTACCAACGAAAATAATCGCAGCTTGGATCTGTGTTTTGTTAGCGCTCAGGAAGCTGCTCCGCTAATTTTGCATGCTCCATCACCGTTAGTTAAAGTAGTTAACCATCATCCTTCGTTGATACTCAAGCTGAACAACACGCGAGCCAATGTTGTTGCATCGATCGAGCCCATAATCTACAATTTCCATAACGCCGATCATCATAGCATTGCTGAGTTCTTTGCTACATTGGACTGGGTTGACATTCTTGGCGGTTGTGATGCAGAGAATGCGGCATTGACTTTATCGCATATTATTGGACACGTGATTGAAAGACATGTTCCTAAGAAAATCGTCGCTCCTTATAGTTGTCCTTGGCAGACCCGTCAGCTTCGTAGAATGAAAACTGCTAAAAGAGCTGCTCTCAAGCGCTATTCCAAACACG GTCCGGATGGCATTCCGTCTGCGTTCTTGAAAAGGCACATCGAACTTCTGCTCGCTCCCTTTCAATTGATTTTCAACAAATCGCTATCCAGtggactttttccgtccgtgTGGAAAACCGCTACAATGTTTCCCGTGTACAAGAAGGGTGATCGAAAGATGTCAACAATTATCGCGGCATCTCATCCTTGTGCGCTGCATCCAAATTATTCGAGCTAG